The following proteins are encoded in a genomic region of Oryctolagus cuniculus chromosome 6, mOryCun1.1, whole genome shotgun sequence:
- the H2AC25 gene encoding histone H2A type 3: MSGRGKQGGKARAKAKSRSSRAGLQFPVGRVHRLLRKGNYSERVGAGAPVYLAAVLEYLTAEILELAGNAARDNKKTRIIPRHLQLAIRNDEELNKLLGRVTIAQGGVLPNIQAVLLPKKTESHHKAKGK; the protein is encoded by the coding sequence ATGTCCGGCCGCGGTAAGCAGGGCGGCAAGGCGCGCGCCAAGGCCAAGTCGCGCTCGTCGCGCGCTGGGCTGCAGTTCCCCGTGGGCCGCGTGCACCGGCTGCTGCGCAAGGGCAACTACTCGGAGCGCGTGGGCGCCGGCGCGCCCGTGTACCTGGCGGCCGTGCTCGAATACCTGACGGCCGAGATCCTGGAGCTGGCGGGCAACGCGGCGCGCGACAACAAGAAGACGCGCATCATCCCGCGCCACCTGCAGCTGGCCATCCGCAACGACGAGGAGCTCAACAAGCTGCTGGGCCGCGTCACCATCGCGCAGGGCGGCGTGCTGCCCAACATCCAGGCCGTGCTGCTGCCCAAGAAGACCGAGAGCCACCACAAGGCCAAGGGCAAGTGA
- the H2BC26 gene encoding histone H2B type 3-B: MPDPSKSAPAPKKGSKKAVTKAQKKDGRKRRRGRKESYSIYVYKVLKQVHPDTGISSKAMGIMNSFVNDIFERIASEASRLAHYNKRSTITSREVQTAVRLLLPGELAKHAVSEGTKAVTKYTSSK, translated from the coding sequence ATGCCTGACCCGTCCAAGTCCGCGCCTGCGCCCAAGAAGGGCTCCAAGAAGGCGGTGACCAAGGCGCAGAAGAAAGACGGCCGCAAGCGCAGGCGCGGCCGCAAGGAGAGCTACTCCATCTACGTGTACAAGGTGCTCAAGCAGGTGCACCCCGACACCGGCATCTCGTCCAAGGCCATGGGCATCATGAACTCGTTCGTCAACGACATCTTCGAGCGCATCGCCAGCGAGGCGTCGCGCCTGGCGCACTACAACAAGCGCTCGACCATCACGTCGCGCGAGGTGCAGACGGCCGTGCGTCTGCTGCTGCCCGGCGAGCTGGCCAAGCACGCCGTGTCCGAGGGCACCAAGGCCGTCACCAAGTACACCAGCTCCAAGTGA